The following coding sequences are from one Solea solea chromosome 11, fSolSol10.1, whole genome shotgun sequence window:
- the LOC131468181 gene encoding tumor necrosis factor receptor superfamily member 14-like produces IQDALCEPLEGFFCIDFKGLNCEAAEKHSQCKPGQYIRDNGTALTDTVCADCSAGTFSDGTFTTCRPHTQCGNLLREGTASADAECGEDGSSSKVTVAVVVVLLFIFLCAGISGALYFRKKKCISGRVCVELQILTWFNENDNGFC; encoded by the exons ATACAGGATGCACTCTGTGAACCTCTGGAAGGATTCTTCTGTATAGATTTCAAAGGCTTAaactgtgaagcagcagagaaacacagcCAGTGTAAACCAGGACAGTACATCAGAGATAATG GAACAGCGTTGACAGACACAGTTTGCGCTGACTGCAGTGCCGGGACATTTTCAGATGGGACGTTCACCACTTGTCGGCCGCACACGCA GTGTGGAAACCTGCTCAGAGAAGGAACTGCTTCAGCTGATGCTGAATGTGGGGAAGATGGTTCAAGCAGCAAGGTCACTGTCGCCGTCGTCGTCGTccttctatttatttttttatgcgcTGGTATAAGTGGAGCTTTGTACTTCAGGAAGAAGAAATGTATATCAGGTAGGGTCTGTGTGGAGTTACAGATATTAACATGGTTCAATGAAAATGATAATggtttctgctga
- the LOC131468175 gene encoding tumor necrosis factor receptor superfamily member 14-like translates to MAHPCTRIWDALYEPLEGFFCIESKGLYCEAAEKHSQCKPGQYIRDNGTALTDTVCADCSAGTFSDGTFTTCRPHTQCGNLLREGTASADAECGEDGSSSKVTVAVVVVLLVVFLCAGISGALYFLKKKRISGRVCVELQMLTWFNENDNGFC, encoded by the exons ATGGCCCATCCATGCACAAGAATATGGGATGCACTCTATGAGCCTCTGGAAGGATTCTTCTGTATAGAATCCAAAGGCTTATACTGTGAAGCAGCGGAGAAACACAGCCAGTGTAAACCAGGACAGTACATCAGAGATAATG GAACAGCGTTGACAGACACAGTTTGCGCTGACTGCAGTGCCGGGACATTTTCAGATGGGACGTTCACCACTTGTCGGCCGCACACGCA GTGTGGAAACCTGCTCAGAGAAGGAACTGCTTCAGCTGATGCTGAATGTGGGGAAGATGGTTCAAGCAGCAAGGTCACTGTCGCCGTCGTCGTCGTCCTTTTAGTAGTTTTCTTATGCGCTGGTATAAGTGGAGCTTTGTACTTCCTGAAGAAGAAACGTATATCAGGTAGGGTCTGTGTGGAGTTACAGATGTTAACATGGTTCAATGAAAATGATAATggtttctgctga